A window from Bacteroidales bacterium encodes these proteins:
- a CDS encoding MarR family transcriptional regulator yields MEKKNIPLGMIICRMMHEMFRVLKKQAFEQTEIKLSLEQFGLLHTINMKSEDVIQNDMAKMMGRDKSSILRLIDSLEEKELVRRVVDKNDRRKNYLMVTKKGEKIIEQYLEIEFKLVKELQDGLSKSDIETFYKVINHIKSNAEKL; encoded by the coding sequence ATGGAAAAGAAGAACATACCCTTAGGAATGATAATATGCAGGATGATGCATGAAATGTTCAGGGTACTTAAAAAACAAGCATTCGAGCAAACAGAGATTAAACTTTCGCTTGAGCAGTTCGGGTTGCTTCATACAATTAATATGAAAAGTGAAGATGTTATCCAAAATGACATGGCTAAAATGATGGGAAGGGATAAGTCTTCAATATTAAGACTTATCGACTCATTGGAAGAGAAAGAATTGGTAAGGAGAGTGGTCGATAAAAACGACAGAAGAAAGAATTATCTTATGGTTACCAAAAAAGGAGAAAAAATCATTGAGCAGTACCTGGAAATAGAGTTTAAACTGGTTAAAGAACTCCAGGATGGTCTTTCCAAGTCGGATATTGAAACATTTTATAAAGTAATAAATCATATTAAAAGCAATGCGGAAAAATTATAA
- a CDS encoding efflux RND transporter periplasmic adaptor subunit: protein MNTVKILMISLLSGIFIMGTSCTSKKGNEKDTTTKNTDTVLVKTMIAEKEEISRTIDYTATLVAYEEIHLAPAMAGRIKKFNVEIGSNVVKGQVIAVMDSTTLEQSRISLMTAATNFSRMDTLKKTNSVSAQQYDLTKSTYEIAKSSYQNLLNNTQLRAPFSGVISGKYFEDGEIYSGTPVASIGKPAIVSIVQINQLKALIGVTASYFPLITTGMKATVKSDIYPDMNLSGSVSKIYPTIDNSTKTFTVEVTIENENLKLRPGMFTKIKLNLGKGNAIMVPTIALVKQTGTNDMYVFVNNNGIAKKIKVVTGSLIDDKTEITEGLKEGDEVIIVGQNKLMDQSHIIIEK, encoded by the coding sequence ATGAACACAGTAAAAATTTTAATGATTTCACTTTTGTCGGGAATATTCATCATGGGAACATCCTGTACATCCAAGAAGGGGAATGAGAAAGATACAACAACAAAAAATACAGATACCGTGTTGGTAAAAACTATGATTGCGGAGAAAGAAGAAATATCACGCACAATAGATTATACTGCCACTTTAGTTGCTTATGAAGAAATACACTTAGCGCCGGCAATGGCAGGTAGGATAAAAAAATTCAATGTGGAGATTGGAAGTAATGTTGTGAAAGGGCAGGTTATTGCAGTGATGGATTCAACAACTTTAGAGCAGTCAAGGATTTCATTAATGACAGCAGCAACAAATTTCAGCCGCATGGATACGCTGAAAAAAACGAACAGCGTTTCTGCTCAGCAGTACGACTTGACCAAGTCAACATATGAAATTGCAAAATCCAGCTATCAGAATCTTTTAAACAATACACAGCTTAGAGCTCCGTTCAGCGGAGTTATATCAGGAAAATATTTTGAAGATGGCGAAATCTATTCCGGTACTCCTGTTGCTTCAATAGGCAAACCTGCCATAGTTTCAATTGTCCAGATAAACCAACTGAAAGCATTAATAGGAGTAACCGCATCGTACTTTCCTTTAATAACAACAGGAATGAAGGCTACAGTTAAATCAGATATTTATCCTGATATGAATTTGAGCGGAAGTGTTTCTAAGATTTACCCTACTATAGATAATTCAACGAAAACATTTACAGTTGAAGTTACCATTGAGAATGAAAATTTAAAATTGCGCCCGGGAATGTTTACTAAAATAAAACTCAATCTTGGCAAAGGTAATGCTATCATGGTTCCAACAATAGCATTGGTAAAACAAACAGGAACCAACGACATGTATGTTTTTGTAAATAATAATGGTATTGCGAAAAAAATTAAAGTTGTTACAGGAAGCCTTATTGATGATAAAACAGAAATTACAGAAGGGTTGAAAGAAGGTGATGAAGTAATAATTGTAGGTCAAAATAAACTTATGGATCAATCACATATTATCATAGAAAAATAA
- a CDS encoding TolC family protein, with protein sequence MKTIFKIIFSSIFCLNVLLLQAQQPLTLSLDSAVKFAIDHNKTLVGSKYSVDKSTQKIKEAIAVGLPQISASVDYTNYLGAEASLQLNPLAPPVTIEFNPTSNFKATASQLIFNGAYYVGVQLSKLAKTLSEQSYQNDEQSVKELTMQAYYTILVSERLLNLVKENVVNSKLIYEKTNNLVKAGTVEEIEAKKLSVMVTTAENALKSTERQVELGYNLLRLQLGIESDTVIKLTSNLDDMIQKNIALTAGTEKFNVENNLSYKLLDMQSKIAEKNIDLKKANYLPTLSAYYSYTEKIKQSHFDMTPNNVLGLTLSVPIFSSGQKCSQLSQAKIDYRISANTKDLLKQQLTLQEKQLNYNYSNLLEQYLNQKSSVDVAKEVLEKMNLKYDQGLVSSLELTSANSSYLTSETSYTSILLQLLNADLALKKINNKL encoded by the coding sequence ATGAAAACAATTTTTAAAATCATTTTTAGCAGTATTTTTTGCTTAAATGTTTTATTGCTGCAGGCACAGCAACCCCTTACCTTGTCGCTCGACAGCGCTGTGAAATTTGCCATCGATCATAACAAAACACTGGTCGGTTCAAAATACAGTGTTGATAAATCTACGCAAAAGATAAAAGAAGCCATTGCTGTTGGCCTGCCCCAGATCAGTGCATCGGTAGATTATACAAATTACCTGGGAGCTGAAGCCTCGCTACAGTTAAATCCTCTGGCGCCACCTGTTACTATTGAGTTTAACCCTACCAGCAATTTTAAGGCAACAGCAAGCCAGCTTATTTTTAACGGCGCTTATTATGTTGGTGTGCAACTTTCAAAACTTGCCAAAACACTTTCAGAACAAAGTTACCAGAATGATGAGCAAAGTGTAAAAGAGTTGACCATGCAGGCATATTACACTATTTTGGTAAGCGAGCGATTATTAAATCTTGTAAAAGAAAATGTTGTCAATTCAAAATTAATTTATGAGAAAACTAACAATCTTGTCAAAGCAGGAACCGTAGAAGAAATTGAAGCTAAAAAGCTTTCCGTCATGGTAACTACTGCTGAAAATGCACTTAAATCAACCGAAAGACAGGTAGAGTTGGGTTATAACCTGTTGCGACTACAATTAGGCATTGAATCAGATACGGTAATTAAGCTGACTTCAAATCTTGATGATATGATTCAGAAGAATATAGCATTAACAGCAGGTACAGAGAAATTCAATGTTGAAAATAACCTGAGCTATAAATTACTCGATATGCAAAGTAAAATTGCAGAAAAAAATATTGACCTGAAGAAAGCAAATTATTTACCAACCCTTTCAGCTTATTATTCCTATACTGAGAAAATAAAACAATCTCATTTTGATATGACACCTAATAATGTTCTGGGGCTTACACTATCTGTTCCAATATTTTCAAGCGGTCAGAAATGCTCACAGCTTAGCCAGGCAAAAATTGATTATAGAATATCGGCTAATACCAAAGACCTTTTAAAACAGCAGCTGACCCTGCAGGAAAAACAACTCAATTATAATTATTCCAATCTTTTGGAACAATACCTGAATCAGAAAAGCAGTGTGGATGTTGCAAAAGAAGTGCTTGAAAAAATGAACCTGAAATATGACCAGGGACTGGTTTCCAGCCTTGAACTGACAAGCGCCAATAGCAGTTATCTTACATCAGAAACAAGTTATACCAGTATCCTGCTTCAGTTATTGAACGCTGACCTGGCATTAAAGAAAATAAACAATAAACTATAA